A portion of the Luxibacter massiliensis genome contains these proteins:
- a CDS encoding carbohydrate ABC transporter permease codes for MKGKKRLLNNDLFLGYLFLLPTFICLGCLILFPVLQTIKQSFFDTNYVTGSNSFIGLENYISVIQDEAFLKALKIDVIWTAGSVIFQMLLGLLTAMLISKDTRMNKVIRSILLTPYVIPIISLVLLFQWMLNDTYGILTSFLVNIGVLEQGASLLASPATALATVIAVNVLRSFPFCMVNYLGGIQSISQDQFEAAMIDGANNWQKFRYITFPSLKPITYSLLILRMIWEFNAFDMIYLMTSGGPAQSTQHLPILIYTEAVGMFNFGRASAMSILMGIMLVVMILVFSKISNRKGDA; via the coding sequence ATGAAGGGGAAAAAGCGTTTGCTCAATAACGATTTATTCCTTGGCTACTTATTTTTATTGCCGACATTTATTTGTCTGGGCTGTCTAATTTTATTTCCTGTGCTTCAGACGATAAAACAGAGTTTTTTTGACACAAATTATGTAACAGGGAGCAACAGCTTTATCGGACTTGAAAATTATATCAGCGTGATTCAGGACGAGGCGTTTTTGAAAGCGCTGAAGATCGATGTAATCTGGACAGCAGGAAGTGTCATATTCCAGATGCTTCTGGGACTTTTGACGGCTATGCTAATCAGCAAAGATACAAGGATGAATAAAGTCATCCGCTCCATACTGCTGACCCCTTACGTAATCCCTATTATTTCACTGGTTCTGCTGTTCCAATGGATGTTAAATGATACCTATGGCATACTGACCAGCTTCCTGGTCAATATAGGAGTGCTTGAGCAGGGAGCCTCCCTCCTTGCCAGTCCGGCCACGGCACTGGCCACTGTGATAGCGGTGAATGTACTGAGATCTTTCCCGTTCTGTATGGTGAATTATCTGGGAGGCATCCAGTCCATCTCCCAGGACCAGTTTGAGGCGGCTATGATTGACGGCGCCAATAACTGGCAGAAGTTCCGCTATATTACGTTCCCGTCACTGAAGCCTATTACGTACAGCCTTTTAATTTTGCGCATGATATGGGAATTTAATGCATTTGATATGATTTACCTGATGACATCCGGGGGCCCTGCACAGTCCACCCAGCATCTGCCCATCTTGATTTATACAGAGGCGGTAGGCATGTTCAATTTCGGGAGGGCGTCGGCTATGTCTATACTTATGGGGATCATGCTTGTAGTTATGATTTTGGTTTTCTCCAAAATCAGCAATAGAAAGGGGGATGCATAG
- the mgtE gene encoding magnesium transporter, translating into MEKELVLELLGERKFKELKEELEAIHPVDIVEMLEDFDTRQAILIFRLLAKEEAAEVFTDMNSDMREDLINALTDSELEEVMDEMYVDDTVDVLEEMPANVVDRLLLATDEETRQKINVLLQYPEDSAGSIMNVEYISLRREMTVADAILKIRQVGINRETIYTCYVTEKKRLIGAVDVKDLLTAGESRLIEEIMEENVLCAKTLDDQEDVAKTIKKYGLVAIPIIDHENCLVGIVTVDDAMLVLQDETTEDISIMAGVSPNEDSYFGTSVFMHARNRTLWLMLLMLSATVTGEILGYYESAMAVMPVLITFIPMLMGTGGNCGSQSSTLVIRGLAVGEIQFRDIFRVIFKEIRIALVVSCLLAVVNGIRIYIMYGQNVTLAVALGITMIAVVVMAKCIGCTLPLLAKKMGLDPAIMAAPLITTILDTCTILVYFNIVTAIFHL; encoded by the coding sequence ATGGAAAAGGAATTAGTGCTTGAATTGCTCGGGGAGCGAAAATTTAAAGAATTAAAGGAAGAGCTGGAAGCCATACATCCGGTTGATATTGTAGAAATGCTGGAGGATTTTGATACCAGGCAGGCTATTTTAATCTTCCGCCTGCTGGCCAAGGAGGAGGCGGCAGAGGTTTTTACGGATATGAACAGTGATATGCGTGAGGACCTGATTAATGCCTTGACTGATTCAGAGCTGGAAGAAGTCATGGACGAGATGTATGTAGATGATACGGTGGATGTCCTGGAGGAGATGCCGGCTAATGTAGTGGACAGGCTTCTGCTGGCAACAGACGAGGAGACAAGGCAGAAGATTAATGTGCTGCTGCAGTATCCAGAGGACAGTGCAGGAAGTATCATGAATGTGGAGTACATCAGCCTGCGCAGGGAGATGACTGTGGCGGATGCAATTTTAAAGATCCGCCAGGTGGGAATCAATAGAGAAACGATTTACACTTGTTATGTTACGGAGAAAAAGAGGCTTATAGGCGCAGTGGATGTAAAGGACCTCCTGACAGCCGGGGAATCCAGGCTTATCGAAGAGATTATGGAGGAAAATGTGCTCTGCGCCAAAACACTGGATGACCAGGAGGATGTGGCAAAGACAATTAAGAAGTATGGGTTGGTGGCGATTCCAATTATTGACCATGAGAACTGTCTTGTGGGGATCGTAACAGTTGACGATGCTATGCTGGTGCTCCAGGATGAGACTACAGAGGATATCAGTATTATGGCCGGCGTAAGTCCGAATGAGGACTCTTATTTCGGGACTTCTGTATTTATGCATGCCAGGAACCGTACACTGTGGCTCATGCTCCTGATGCTTTCGGCCACTGTGACAGGCGAGATCCTGGGATATTATGAGTCGGCCATGGCTGTGATGCCCGTGCTCATTACCTTTATCCCTATGCTTATGGGGACAGGGGGAAACTGTGGTTCTCAGAGTTCCACACTGGTTATCCGGGGCCTGGCGGTGGGGGAGATTCAATTCCGTGATATATTCCGGGTGATTTTTAAGGAAATACGGATTGCCCTTGTAGTCAGCTGTCTGCTGGCAGTGGTCAATGGGATCCGTATTTATATTATGTACGGGCAGAATGTGACACTGGCAGTGGCACTGGGGATTACAATGATTGCAGTGGTAGTCATGGCAAAATGCATTGGGTGTACCCTGCCTCTTTTAGCAAAAAAGATGGGATTGGATCCGGCAATCATGGCGGCGCCCTTAATTACTACAATACTGGATACATGTACAATTCTAGTTTACTTTAATATTGTGACAGCCATTTTCCATCTGTAG
- a CDS encoding dihydrodipicolinate synthase family protein — MKEMKGIIPPIITPFKEDGTIDEKLAAREIEYTIGAGVHGISVGGSTGEGPTLRDEELQALISIAREYTDSSQPVVCGVMRTCTRDAVRAGLAAKEAGADAVMVTPTAYNVLVPDEEGMFDFYSTLSREVQLPIIIYNVIPQNTIRPGLFKRLIEETEYVRGIKQSVGSVPALYAMRMACGDKGLVYAATDDMLYTCYDSGADGAISAILAVFPKLCVEMWDSFCAGDRVHAKELQDQMYDCWQSIAGNQFPIRLKYALQVLGRDPGLCRSPIVHLEEAEKRRIEKAFEKMG; from the coding sequence ATGAAAGAGATGAAAGGGATTATCCCTCCGATTATTACACCTTTTAAGGAAGATGGGACAATTGATGAAAAGCTGGCTGCAAGAGAGATTGAATATACCATTGGAGCCGGCGTCCATGGGATCAGCGTGGGAGGCAGTACGGGAGAAGGCCCTACGCTTAGGGATGAAGAGTTACAGGCCCTGATTTCAATTGCCAGAGAATACACAGATTCTTCACAGCCTGTGGTCTGTGGAGTTATGCGTACTTGTACAAGAGATGCAGTGCGCGCGGGACTGGCTGCAAAGGAGGCGGGGGCCGATGCGGTGATGGTGACACCGACTGCTTATAATGTGCTTGTGCCCGATGAGGAGGGGATGTTTGACTTTTACAGCACACTGTCCAGAGAAGTACAGCTGCCGATCATTATTTATAATGTAATCCCGCAGAATACAATCCGTCCAGGCCTTTTTAAAAGGCTGATAGAGGAGACTGAATATGTAAGGGGGATCAAGCAGAGTGTGGGCAGTGTTCCTGCCCTCTATGCTATGAGAATGGCATGCGGGGACAAAGGACTTGTCTATGCAGCTACAGATGATATGCTGTACACATGCTATGATTCAGGGGCCGACGGGGCCATCTCTGCAATCCTGGCGGTGTTCCCCAAGCTGTGCGTAGAGATGTGGGACAGTTTCTGTGCCGGGGACCGCGTACATGCAAAAGAGCTGCAGGATCAGATGTACGACTGCTGGCAGAGCATTGCCGGAAATCAGTTTCCCATACGGCTTAAATACGCACTGCAGGTACTGGGAAGAGATCCTGGTTTGTGCAGAAGTCCCATTGTGCATTTGGAAGAGGCTGAGAAGAGAAGGATTGAAAAGGCATTTGAGAAGATGGGGTAG
- a CDS encoding DegV family protein, with protein sequence MKRIAVVTDSNSGITQEQGKKMGVKILPMPFFIDGELFFEDITLTQEEFYKRLKEDSDISTSQPSPGDILDLWDKLLEEYDEIVHIPMSSGLSSSCETAVNLSREYDGRVEVVDNQRISVTQVQSVWDALALRERGSSAREIKEKLEREKLESSIYITVDTLKYLKKGGRITPAAAALGTVLNLKPVLQIQGEKLDAFAKVRGWKAAKRTMLKAIDADLKGRFAGNAEEMVLGMAYTCSREEAEGWKKEIQEKFPQYEIIEGPLSLSVACHIGPGAMAVTCMKKIS encoded by the coding sequence ATGAAAAGGATTGCAGTAGTAACAGACAGTAACAGTGGAATTACCCAGGAACAGGGAAAAAAGATGGGGGTTAAAATACTTCCCATGCCATTTTTTATTGACGGTGAGTTGTTTTTTGAGGATATCACGCTGACACAGGAAGAGTTTTATAAAAGGCTTAAAGAGGATTCCGACATTTCCACATCCCAGCCTTCGCCGGGGGATATACTGGATTTATGGGATAAACTTTTGGAAGAATACGATGAGATTGTGCACATCCCTATGTCCAGCGGCTTAAGTAGCAGCTGTGAGACGGCAGTAAATCTGTCACGAGAGTATGACGGCCGTGTGGAGGTTGTGGATAATCAGCGGATTTCTGTCACACAGGTACAGTCTGTGTGGGACGCCCTGGCGCTTAGGGAGAGGGGAAGCTCTGCACGGGAGATTAAAGAGAAGCTGGAGAGAGAGAAACTAGAATCCAGTATTTATATTACAGTGGATACGCTCAAATACCTGAAAAAGGGCGGAAGAATCACGCCTGCCGCCGCTGCCCTTGGGACAGTCCTGAACCTAAAGCCGGTACTGCAGATACAGGGGGAAAAACTGGATGCCTTTGCAAAAGTCCGTGGGTGGAAAGCTGCTAAGCGCACAATGCTTAAGGCCATCGATGCAGACCTGAAGGGAAGGTTTGCCGGCAATGCAGAGGAGATGGTCCTGGGCATGGCCTATACTTGCAGCCGGGAGGAGGCCGAAGGATGGAAGAAGGAGATTCAGGAAAAGTTTCCTCAGTATGAGATTATCGAAGGGCCTCTTTCACTGAGTGTTGCCTGCCATATTGGGCCCGGGGCCATGGCTGTTACTTGCATGAAGAAGATTTCATGA
- a CDS encoding FadR/GntR family transcriptional regulator: protein MKEIQRMSITDAVVENIKELIESGTYEVGAKLPTEAKFCEELKVSRTSVREAFRVLQALGYVENRLGKGAFVADFHKTRTEREPWYDVKDVQFYDFMEVRMAIETLSVRLAVDRAQEQEIQELREIHASFVEANEKRDMVKMIMLDELFHTKIITYTKNPLLININKQLLERFRVYRGDSFTDKTVYKNAVEPHKRILFCFETKNASLAVEEIRKHLEITENDMRLIHSAKKNQP from the coding sequence ATGAAAGAAATTCAGAGAATGTCAATAACAGATGCAGTGGTGGAGAATATTAAAGAGCTCATTGAATCAGGTACTTACGAGGTGGGGGCAAAGCTGCCCACGGAGGCAAAGTTCTGTGAGGAACTGAAAGTGAGCAGGACAAGTGTGCGGGAGGCATTCCGGGTCCTGCAGGCATTAGGGTATGTGGAAAATAGGCTGGGAAAGGGCGCATTTGTGGCAGACTTCCATAAGACGCGCACAGAGCGGGAACCTTGGTATGATGTGAAGGATGTACAGTTTTATGATTTTATGGAAGTCAGGATGGCAATCGAGACATTGTCAGTGAGGCTGGCCGTGGACAGGGCCCAGGAGCAGGAGATCCAGGAATTGAGGGAGATCCATGCCTCCTTTGTGGAGGCCAACGAAAAGCGGGATATGGTAAAGATGATTATGCTGGATGAGCTTTTTCACACAAAAATTATTACTTATACGAAAAATCCACTGCTCATCAATATTAATAAACAGCTTTTAGAACGTTTCCGGGTATATCGGGGGGATTCTTTTACAGACAAGACGGTATATAAAAATGCAGTTGAACCACACAAGAGAATCTTATTCTGCTTTGAGACAAAAAATGCATCTCTGGCAGTGGAGGAGATAAGGAAACATTTGGAAATTACCGAAAATGACATGCGTTTGATTCACAGCGCAAAAAAGAACCAGCCATAA
- the dapA gene encoding 4-hydroxy-tetrahydrodipicolinate synthase, which produces MTFTEKYGKILLPLITPYKENEEVDYNKYEELIEYLIQNDLCDSLIVTGTTGEASLLTFDERVELMKTAVQASAGRKPIIAGTGCASTKETIALTKEAESLGIELAMVVCPYYNKPTQEGLYNHYKTVAENTNMQILLYNIPIFVGVNLEADTVRRLAVIDNIIGIKDEAGINPTQVTDFFLATKDVDPDFVIFNGDDIMLLPTIVQGAMGLVSGGAHIFGHEIREIFEAFDKGENEKAKELFEPIYRFCKSTGQNGRILPNSIMRPAIELVTGIRLGAARGPLAPATDAEMEVTRGILKEIGKL; this is translated from the coding sequence ATGACATTTACAGAAAAATATGGAAAAATATTGCTTCCCCTTATTACACCGTATAAAGAAAATGAAGAGGTAGATTATAACAAGTATGAAGAGCTGATCGAGTATCTGATACAGAATGACCTTTGTGATTCCTTGATAGTTACTGGGACCACAGGAGAAGCCTCCCTGCTGACCTTTGATGAGAGGGTGGAGCTGATGAAAACAGCAGTCCAGGCATCTGCCGGAAGAAAGCCGATTATTGCCGGAACCGGATGTGCTTCCACAAAGGAGACTATCGCCCTGACAAAAGAAGCAGAATCATTGGGAATCGAGCTGGCCATGGTAGTGTGCCCATATTATAATAAACCGACCCAGGAGGGGTTATATAACCATTATAAGACAGTGGCAGAAAATACAAATATGCAGATCCTCCTCTATAACATCCCTATTTTTGTGGGCGTGAATTTAGAGGCTGACACAGTAAGAAGGCTGGCTGTCATTGATAATATTATAGGCATCAAGGATGAGGCGGGAATCAACCCTACCCAGGTGACAGACTTCTTCCTGGCAACAAAGGACGTGGATCCTGATTTTGTGATTTTTAACGGTGATGATATTATGCTGCTTCCTACAATCGTTCAGGGCGCTATGGGACTAGTAAGCGGCGGAGCACATATTTTCGGCCACGAGATCAGGGAGATCTTTGAAGCCTTTGACAAAGGGGAGAACGAAAAGGCAAAGGAATTATTTGAACCTATTTACCGTTTCTGCAAATCTACAGGCCAAAATGGGAGAATCCTTCCCAACTCCATTATGCGCCCGGCAATTGAGCTTGTTACAGGCATCCGCCTGGGAGCGGCAAGAGGCCCTCTGGCACCCGCCACTGACGCCGAGATGGAAGTTACCAGGGGAATCTTAAAAGAAATCGGTAAACTATAG
- a CDS encoding nucleotidyltransferase → MKIVGLIAEYNPFHNGHQYHIEKAKEAAGADTAIVIMSGDYVQRGAPAIMPKYIRAEMALKCGAAAVFELPVCYATGSAELFAMGAVSFLESLGVVDSICFGSECDDLPSLMQIADILTEEPEEYRALLQSYLRSGMSFPAARQDALQAYMGQGDLSFLLNSPNNILGVEYIKALRKLNSSITPCTVKRRESHYHDTQLRTNYSSASSIRSLLSYSSSALSVSTGGDTFENTHFSGILGELEDQVPGCCLELLKDHHHVNYPIYQNDFSLLLKYKLLNKSAENLTRYMDVSEDLANRIINQLNNFFNYKQFCELLKTKEVTHTRINRALLHIMLGIKKQNVEKYTAEGFHYYARLLGCRKDREKVLGKISRKSLLPLLTNLWDTKGIPEAGQKMLLHDILASNLYTSVITDKYKTAFENEYKRPIIKV, encoded by the coding sequence ATGAAAATTGTCGGTTTAATTGCAGAATATAATCCCTTCCACAACGGACATCAATATCATATAGAAAAAGCAAAGGAAGCCGCCGGGGCGGACACTGCCATTGTCATCATGAGCGGAGACTATGTACAGCGGGGCGCCCCTGCTATCATGCCCAAATATATACGCGCGGAAATGGCCTTAAAATGTGGAGCCGCCGCAGTCTTTGAACTCCCAGTCTGCTATGCCACAGGCAGTGCGGAACTTTTTGCAATGGGCGCCGTCTCTTTTTTGGAGAGCCTTGGCGTGGTAGATTCTATTTGTTTTGGCAGTGAATGTGATGACCTGCCCTCCCTCATGCAGATTGCTGATATCCTCACTGAGGAGCCTGAAGAATACCGCGCCCTCCTGCAGTCTTATTTGAGGTCCGGCATGTCTTTCCCTGCGGCGCGACAGGATGCCCTGCAGGCTTATATGGGCCAGGGGGACTTATCTTTCCTGCTCAACAGTCCTAACAACATCCTGGGCGTAGAATACATAAAGGCCCTCCGGAAGCTTAACAGCTCCATCACTCCCTGTACTGTCAAGCGCAGGGAATCACACTACCATGATACACAGCTTCGCACAAATTACAGTTCCGCCTCCTCCATACGCTCCCTTTTGTCCTATTCCAGTTCTGCGCTGAGTGTAAGCACGGGAGGAGATACCTTTGAGAATACACACTTCTCCGGTATTTTGGGAGAACTGGAGGATCAAGTGCCTGGCTGCTGCCTGGAGCTGCTCAAAGATCACCACCATGTAAATTATCCCATCTATCAGAATGACTTTTCACTTTTGCTAAAATACAAGCTCCTAAACAAATCCGCTGAAAACCTGACACGCTATATGGATGTATCCGAAGACCTGGCCAACCGCATCATAAACCAGCTCAACAATTTCTTTAACTACAAACAATTCTGTGAACTCCTAAAGACAAAGGAGGTCACTCACACCCGCATCAACCGGGCACTTTTGCACATTATGCTGGGAATAAAAAAACAAAATGTAGAAAAATACACTGCTGAAGGCTTTCATTACTATGCCCGGCTGCTTGGATGCCGTAAGGACAGGGAAAAAGTGCTGGGGAAAATCTCCAGGAAATCCTTGCTCCCGCTGCTGACAAATCTCTGGGACACAAAGGGCATTCCCGAGGCCGGACAGAAAATGCTCCTTCATGACATCCTGGCTTCCAACCTTTACACCTCTGTCATAACTGACAAGTACAAGACAGCCTTTGAAAACGAATATAAACGCCCTATTATAAAGGTTTAA
- a CDS encoding ABC transporter substrate-binding protein: MKKLCSFVLVLAMLLTMAGCSKGSDTSKGEDAGSKSSEEVTELTMWTMHTTEAMIETLDAQVAAFEEQNPDIKINVETLTYDVVYQRMMAGMNSDTMPNIFNGIEGHIAFMQSKDALVDVSDIIESKGGREAFVEKYLDWVTKDDVVYAVPDWALYQGVWYRKDLFEENGIEIPKTWDELKAAAAKLTQDTDGDGKTDIYGMCIPMDRNMVAQQTYSQFLYSNGVNIFNPETGEYEFGDKKEQAVEALNAMLDIYHESSPEGAINWTWTDFRTALAKGEIAMTSEWGAVVAIAEEQNPEMLENLSVFPFPGTDASTYNQNASFGGAYYMAIGKSTDEKIEASKRFVEFLFETDNVAERANSRPIYALPAMNEAFESDTYQNDEMVQKFSSEMEDIFENIIPYEERSGFEAGLTNSAGQIESSNLMGDAIQNVVLNGWSTEQAVDYMDEKLQEIITNCNEMK; encoded by the coding sequence TTGAAAAAGTTATGTTCTTTTGTATTGGTTTTAGCAATGTTATTGACAATGGCGGGATGCTCAAAAGGAAGTGATACATCTAAGGGGGAGGATGCAGGCTCCAAGTCCTCTGAAGAGGTGACAGAACTGACAATGTGGACAATGCACACAACGGAGGCGATGATTGAGACATTGGATGCCCAGGTGGCAGCTTTTGAAGAACAGAATCCAGATATTAAAATTAATGTTGAGACGCTTACTTATGACGTAGTTTACCAGAGGATGATGGCAGGTATGAATTCGGATACAATGCCGAATATTTTCAATGGTATTGAGGGACATATCGCTTTTATGCAGTCCAAAGACGCGCTGGTTGACGTTTCAGATATCATAGAATCTAAAGGCGGCAGGGAAGCCTTTGTTGAGAAATATCTGGATTGGGTGACCAAAGATGACGTTGTATATGCGGTTCCGGACTGGGCGCTCTATCAGGGCGTGTGGTACAGGAAAGACTTGTTCGAGGAAAATGGGATCGAGATTCCAAAGACCTGGGATGAGCTGAAGGCCGCCGCAGCCAAGCTGACACAGGATACAGACGGGGACGGCAAGACAGATATATATGGAATGTGTATACCTATGGATAGAAACATGGTGGCACAGCAGACGTATTCCCAGTTCTTATATAGTAATGGGGTAAATATTTTTAACCCGGAGACAGGAGAATATGAATTTGGGGATAAGAAGGAGCAGGCCGTGGAGGCATTAAATGCTATGCTGGATATATACCATGAATCTTCACCGGAAGGGGCCATCAACTGGACATGGACAGACTTTAGGACAGCGCTTGCAAAAGGGGAAATCGCCATGACAAGCGAGTGGGGCGCGGTTGTTGCCATAGCAGAGGAACAGAACCCGGAAATGCTGGAAAATCTCTCTGTATTTCCTTTCCCAGGCACAGATGCTTCCACATATAACCAAAATGCAAGTTTTGGGGGCGCATATTATATGGCCATTGGAAAATCTACAGATGAGAAAATAGAGGCGTCTAAAAGATTTGTGGAATTCCTTTTTGAGACTGACAATGTGGCAGAGAGGGCCAACAGCAGGCCTATATATGCGCTGCCGGCAATGAATGAGGCTTTTGAAAGCGATACTTACCAGAATGACGAGATGGTGCAGAAGTTCAGTTCAGAAATGGAAGATATTTTTGAGAATATTATTCCCTATGAGGAGAGAAGTGGATTTGAAGCAGGGCTGACTAACTCTGCCGGGCAGATTGAGTCCTCCAACCTGATGGGAGATGCGATTCAGAATGTGGTGCTCAATGGGTGGAGTACGGAGCAGGCAGTAGATTATATGGATGAGAAATTGCAGGAAATTATTACCAACTGCAATGAGATGAAATAG
- a CDS encoding FAD-dependent oxidoreductase: MMENRKFDVIVAGAGPAGFCAAIAAARMKSRVLLAENSDSILGNLTSGPLEAIMTFHDEKRQVVKGIAEEFVSRCRREQGSLGHIEDTTGYAKTITPFSPEICKCVGFEMLSEAGVEILLQVYLKNCTVEEGHIKNLEIGDRNESRIYEAAVFIDCTGDGDLAAMAGAGFHMGDAKGAVQPMTSLVQLGGVDTALLAEEAVGHPEEFSFFSETAYENMKKRTAENESQTLHLWGFGSLLEEGYKTGALSLKRQEMHVITGYQPGEVILNFTRADGNPLHMADRSRAQLKTVIQGFELWKWLKKRHPAFKDSYLVKTGRIGIREGRRVDGHHCITRAELEEGGVKEHSVAMGAFPMDIHSPGGESMEYYTVNRGYQIPLESLAARNLDNLLAAGRCICCTHEAQGSLRITATAMATGHGAGVCAALASRDKRACISVNYEELKKNLLAQDAVVE; this comes from the coding sequence ATGATGGAGAACAGAAAATTTGATGTAATTGTGGCAGGGGCAGGGCCCGCTGGCTTCTGCGCCGCCATTGCCGCGGCGCGTATGAAGAGCAGGGTTCTGTTGGCAGAAAATTCAGATTCTATATTAGGAAATCTTACTTCAGGCCCTTTGGAGGCTATCATGACATTCCATGATGAAAAGCGCCAGGTAGTAAAGGGTATTGCAGAGGAATTTGTCAGCAGGTGCAGGCGGGAACAGGGAAGTCTGGGGCATATAGAGGATACCACAGGATATGCAAAGACAATCACGCCTTTTTCGCCGGAAATTTGTAAATGTGTTGGGTTTGAGATGCTCTCGGAGGCAGGCGTGGAGATTCTCCTACAGGTATATTTAAAGAACTGTACCGTAGAAGAGGGCCATATTAAAAACTTGGAAATCGGGGATCGAAACGAGAGCAGAATCTATGAGGCAGCTGTCTTTATTGACTGTACCGGCGACGGCGACCTGGCGGCAATGGCCGGGGCCGGGTTTCATATGGGGGACGCCAAGGGGGCCGTGCAGCCTATGACCAGCCTGGTACAGTTAGGAGGGGTGGATACAGCATTGTTGGCAGAAGAGGCTGTGGGCCATCCAGAGGAATTTAGCTTTTTTTCAGAAACAGCCTATGAAAATATGAAGAAACGAACCGCAGAAAATGAAAGCCAGACACTTCACTTGTGGGGATTTGGATCTCTTCTGGAAGAAGGGTATAAGACAGGCGCCCTTTCTTTAAAGAGGCAGGAAATGCATGTTATCACTGGGTACCAGCCAGGGGAAGTCATTCTGAATTTTACCCGGGCAGATGGGAATCCGCTTCATATGGCGGACAGAAGCAGGGCCCAGCTAAAGACAGTAATACAGGGATTTGAGCTGTGGAAATGGCTGAAAAAGCGACACCCGGCATTTAAAGACTCCTATCTGGTGAAAACAGGAAGGATAGGCATACGCGAGGGCCGGCGTGTGGATGGACACCACTGTATTACAAGAGCAGAGCTGGAGGAGGGAGGTGTAAAAGAACATAGTGTGGCTATGGGCGCTTTCCCCATGGATATACACAGTCCGGGAGGGGAGTCTATGGAATATTATACTGTAAACAGGGGGTACCAGATTCCGCTGGAAAGCCTGGCAGCCAGGAATCTTGATAATCTTCTGGCTGCAGGGCGGTGTATCTGCTGTACCCATGAGGCACAGGGGTCCCTGCGCATTACGGCTACGGCTATGGCCACGGGCCATGGGGCGGGGGTATGCGCCGCACTGGCGTCCCGTGATAAGAGGGCATGTATTTCCGTAAACTATGAAGAATTAAAAAAGAACCTGCTTGCCCAGGATGCAGTGGTTGAGTGA
- a CDS encoding carbohydrate ABC transporter permease codes for MKMLGKIGKAIGIVILLAIVVVPFLWMVISSFTPAESLFVKNPSFIPKGFWTGWYENVFVSSNVPQYFINSLIVSSAVMVITVVVSALGAYSLTRFKFRGRNLLSHVILCTYIFPPILLMLPLNTILTNLDLVDTFLGIILAHLTITIPLGIWMMRSFFAAIPRELEEAGMIDGLSKIGVFRKIAIPMSGVAIFSIGLFSFIQSWNEYLYSSVFLISTNRKTLPIGIREFIAHYDIRWGEIMATSVLISIPVIVIFVSIQKYFIAGLTAGAVKE; via the coding sequence ATGAAAATGTTAGGGAAAATAGGCAAGGCAATCGGTATTGTGATTTTACTGGCTATTGTTGTGGTCCCCTTTTTGTGGATGGTGATCTCATCCTTCACGCCGGCAGAATCGTTGTTTGTAAAGAACCCTTCTTTTATCCCCAAGGGGTTCTGGACCGGCTGGTATGAGAATGTGTTTGTCAGCAGTAATGTCCCCCAGTACTTTATAAACAGCCTGATTGTATCCTCAGCCGTGATGGTCATTACCGTAGTTGTGTCGGCCCTGGGGGCATACAGCCTGACAAGGTTTAAGTTCAGGGGAAGGAATCTTTTATCCCATGTTATACTGTGCACCTATATTTTTCCTCCCATCCTGCTGATGCTGCCGCTGAATACGATCCTGACAAACCTGGACCTGGTAGATACTTTCCTGGGGATCATACTGGCCCACCTTACGATTACGATTCCTCTTGGGATATGGATGATGCGCTCCTTCTTTGCAGCTATCCCCAGAGAATTGGAGGAGGCAGGCATGATTGACGGATTAAGTAAAATTGGTGTGTTCCGCAAGATTGCGATTCCCATGTCAGGGGTGGCTATATTTTCAATCGGGTTGTTTTCTTTTATCCAGTCATGGAATGAGTATTTATATTCAAGTGTTTTCTTAATCAGCACAAACCGGAAGACACTGCCAATTGGAATCCGGGAATTTATCGCACATTATGATATCCGATGGGGAGAAATTATGGCCACATCCGTACTTATCAGTATCCCGGTAATTGTAATCTTTGTATCTATACAGAAATATTTTATCGCAGGCCTGACGGCGGGAGCAGTGAAAGAATGA